Proteins encoded together in one Fundidesulfovibrio soli window:
- a CDS encoding metal-dependent hydrolase: MPTILTHPAVPLAVTFALGPGAISRPLLLAGIAASILPDLDVIAFRIGVPYASELGHRGFSHSLLFAVGVALAGACFCKLMRTTFRRAFLFLLVCAVSHGLLDAFTNGGLGVAFFWPWSGQRYFFPTTMIEAAPLSLARFVSPRGAVVLWSEFLWVWAPLFVAAALTAALRPWRRQSRA, from the coding sequence GTGCCGACCATTCTGACCCACCCCGCGGTTCCCCTGGCCGTCACCTTCGCCCTGGGCCCAGGGGCCATATCCCGCCCGTTGCTGCTGGCCGGAATCGCGGCCTCAATCCTGCCTGACCTCGACGTCATCGCCTTCCGTATCGGAGTGCCCTACGCCTCGGAGCTGGGCCATCGCGGCTTCAGCCACTCTCTGCTGTTCGCCGTCGGTGTGGCGCTTGCTGGGGCCTGTTTCTGCAAGTTGATGCGCACGACGTTCAGGCGCGCATTCCTGTTTCTGCTCGTTTGCGCGGTGTCTCACGGCCTGCTGGACGCCTTCACCAACGGCGGGCTTGGTGTCGCGTTCTTCTGGCCCTGGTCCGGGCAGAGATATTTCTTCCCCACGACCATGATCGAGGCCGCGCCCCTGAGCCTGGCCCGTTTCGTCTCTCCCCGGGGAGCCGTGGTACTCTGGTCGGAGTTCCTCTGGGTGTGGGCGCCTCTGTTCGTCGCGGCCGCGCTGACGGCGGCCCTACGCCCGTGGCGACGTCAAAGCAGGGCCTGA
- a CDS encoding tetratricopeptide repeat protein — protein sequence MLFRMFAFAALTISLGLTCWAKAPPSTGKGGGYAGSQSCRQCHEKFYSLWSTSRHGLAMQPYTPEFARANLLPQQQDVAIGASAYRADIHRGVVVETTGGKTSSYPIAHVLGGKNVYYFLTPFDGGRLQTLPVAYDVQKKSWYDTAASGIRHAPGAGADQPVHWKDPAYTFNTSCHNCHVSQLTTNYDLKTDTYATTWAEPGINCETCHGPSAEHNAAMLRVPKGKQPKDLKIISVKAFTPEQHNATCSGCHAKAMPITAGYPPGERFFDHYGLATLEDPDYYPDGRDLGENYTYTSWLMSPCAKAGKLHCVTCHTSSGRYRFKAPEKANEACMPCHQDHVRNAPEHTRHKADSPAGKCVSCHMPMTSFARMNRSDHSMLPPSPAATLAFGSPNACNGCHTDKDAAWADAQVRQWRSRDYQAPILARGKLVEHARKRDWSELHGMLGYIADPGRDEVFAASLIRLIQSCPDPAVAPALLRAAKDASPLVRAAAVEALQQFPSDEAGRALVAAASDEYRLVRVRAAATLAGYGNLNLAAPEKTAVDKAEKEYLASLLARPDQWSSHYNLGNHMLQRGDPEKAIASYETALRLEPRAVLAMINESMALVRTGKQDQAFETLEKVLAIAPDNAAANFNMGLLRAERKDLAGAEANLKKALQADPQLAPAAYNLCALLAPDRIQEAATYCRKAADLRPQEPRFAYTLAYIQFKAGDESAAVATLENLLSSQPLYPDTYILLGGIYRKQGRTAEAGQLYASALANKSIPEAAKSRIAAQMAGMKK from the coding sequence ATGCTCTTCAGGATGTTCGCGTTCGCGGCGCTGACGATTTCCCTCGGCCTGACCTGCTGGGCCAAGGCGCCCCCCAGCACCGGCAAGGGCGGGGGCTATGCCGGTTCGCAAAGCTGCAGGCAATGCCACGAGAAGTTCTATTCCCTGTGGTCCACGTCCAGGCACGGCCTGGCCATGCAGCCCTACACCCCGGAATTCGCCCGGGCCAACCTGCTCCCGCAGCAGCAGGACGTGGCCATCGGGGCATCCGCCTACCGGGCCGACATCCACCGGGGCGTCGTCGTCGAGACAACCGGCGGCAAGACCTCCAGCTACCCCATCGCGCACGTTCTGGGCGGCAAGAACGTCTACTACTTCCTGACCCCCTTCGACGGCGGCCGGCTGCAGACCCTGCCCGTGGCCTACGACGTACAGAAGAAATCCTGGTATGACACTGCGGCCAGCGGGATCCGACACGCGCCCGGCGCCGGGGCGGACCAGCCCGTGCACTGGAAGGACCCGGCCTACACCTTCAACACGTCCTGCCACAACTGCCACGTGAGCCAGCTCACCACCAACTACGACCTCAAGACTGACACCTACGCCACCACCTGGGCCGAGCCGGGCATCAACTGCGAGACCTGCCACGGCCCCTCGGCGGAGCACAACGCCGCCATGCTGCGCGTTCCCAAGGGCAAACAGCCCAAGGACCTGAAGATCATCAGCGTCAAAGCCTTCACGCCAGAGCAGCACAACGCCACCTGCTCCGGCTGCCACGCCAAGGCCATGCCCATCACCGCCGGATATCCCCCCGGCGAACGCTTCTTCGACCACTACGGCCTGGCCACCCTGGAAGACCCCGACTATTACCCGGACGGCCGCGACCTGGGCGAGAACTACACCTACACATCCTGGCTCATGAGCCCCTGCGCCAAGGCCGGGAAGCTCCACTGCGTCACCTGCCACACCTCCAGCGGGCGCTACAGGTTCAAGGCTCCGGAAAAGGCCAACGAAGCCTGCATGCCCTGCCACCAGGATCACGTCCGCAACGCCCCCGAGCACACCCGGCATAAGGCCGACAGCCCCGCCGGGAAGTGCGTCTCCTGCCATATGCCCATGACCAGCTTCGCCAGGATGAACCGCTCGGACCACTCCATGCTGCCGCCCTCTCCAGCGGCCACTCTGGCCTTCGGCTCCCCCAACGCCTGCAACGGCTGCCACACCGACAAGGACGCGGCATGGGCCGACGCCCAGGTGCGCCAATGGCGCAGCCGCGACTACCAGGCCCCCATCCTGGCGCGCGGCAAGCTCGTGGAACATGCCCGCAAGCGTGACTGGAGCGAACTCCACGGCATGCTGGGCTACATCGCCGACCCTGGTCGGGACGAGGTGTTCGCCGCCTCCCTGATCCGGCTGATCCAGTCGTGCCCGGACCCGGCCGTGGCCCCCGCGCTCCTGCGCGCAGCCAAGGACGCATCGCCGCTGGTTCGCGCGGCGGCGGTCGAAGCCCTGCAGCAGTTCCCGTCCGACGAGGCGGGCCGGGCCCTCGTGGCCGCCGCTTCCGACGAGTACCGCCTGGTGCGGGTGCGCGCGGCCGCGACCCTGGCCGGGTACGGCAACCTGAACCTCGCCGCGCCCGAGAAGACCGCCGTGGACAAGGCTGAAAAGGAATACCTGGCTTCGCTGCTGGCCAGGCCGGACCAGTGGTCCTCCCATTACAACCTGGGCAACCACATGCTGCAGCGCGGAGATCCCGAAAAGGCCATCGCCTCCTACGAGACCGCCCTGCGCCTGGAGCCGCGAGCCGTGCTGGCCATGATCAACGAATCCATGGCTCTGGTACGAACCGGCAAGCAGGATCAGGCCTTTGAAACCCTGGAGAAGGTCCTGGCGATCGCCCCCGACAACGCGGCCGCCAACTTCAACATGGGGCTGCTGCGCGCCGAGCGCAAAGACCTCGCCGGAGCCGAAGCCAACCTCAAGAAGGCTTTGCAGGCAGATCCGCAGCTGGCCCCGGCGGCCTACAACCTCTGCGCGCTGCTGGCCCCGGACCGCATCCAGGAAGCCGCCACATACTGTAGGAAGGCCGCCGACCTGAGGCCCCAGGAGCCCAGGTTCGCCTACACGCTGGCCTACATCCAGTTCAAGGCTGGCGACGAGAGCGCAGCCGTCGCGACCCTGGAGAACCTGCTGTCCAGCCAGCCCCTCTACCCGGATACGTACATCCTGCTGGGCGGCATCTACCGCAAACAGGGGCGCACGGCCGAAGCCGGACAGTTGTACGCTTCGGCGCTCGCCAACAAGTCCATACCCGAGGCGGCCAAGAGCCGCATCGCGGCCCAAATGGCGGGTATGAAGAAATAG
- a CDS encoding DUF2092 domain-containing protein, protein MNGLRGLPGLLLAVLLAAGAAGCVAAQKAPPPPPPAESVWRDAPVEPKALDVLKQASERLAAARSMSFTAVASYEHPSRLGPPVVYTVRYDVSLRRPDRLKVVIPGDGPASEFTYDGKEMAAFVPGDNLLAVASAPPDMDAALKAAFETAAISFPFTDLILSDPYAALADGAKMAFVMGRSEVVGGVRTDVVAWADDDVFLQIWIGAQDKLPRRFRAIYRDDPLRLRHDLELTGWRIDQPWPRGEWRTASPAARRIEFAKPALPPGMRAEPGPGQPGVKPPQGGKPQPTQGGAP, encoded by the coding sequence ATGAACGGATTGCGAGGCCTGCCGGGGCTGCTCCTGGCGGTCCTGCTGGCGGCGGGCGCGGCCGGCTGCGTCGCGGCCCAGAAGGCCCCGCCCCCGCCGCCCCCCGCAGAATCTGTCTGGCGGGACGCGCCTGTGGAGCCCAAGGCCTTGGACGTGCTCAAGCAGGCCTCGGAACGGCTGGCCGCCGCACGGAGCATGTCCTTCACGGCCGTGGCCAGCTACGAGCACCCCAGCAGGCTCGGGCCGCCAGTGGTCTATACGGTGCGCTACGACGTCTCCCTGCGCAGGCCGGACAGGCTGAAGGTGGTCATCCCCGGCGATGGCCCCGCGTCGGAGTTCACCTACGACGGCAAGGAGATGGCCGCCTTCGTCCCCGGCGACAACCTGCTGGCGGTGGCCTCGGCCCCGCCGGACATGGACGCCGCCCTCAAGGCCGCCTTCGAGACGGCGGCCATCAGCTTCCCCTTCACGGACCTGATTCTCTCCGACCCGTATGCGGCTTTGGCCGATGGGGCCAAGATGGCCTTCGTCATGGGCCGGTCCGAGGTGGTGGGCGGGGTGCGCACCGACGTGGTGGCCTGGGCCGACGACGACGTCTTCCTGCAGATCTGGATAGGCGCGCAGGACAAGCTGCCCAGGCGCTTCCGGGCCATATACCGCGACGACCCGCTGCGGCTGCGCCACGACCTGGAGCTCACCGGCTGGAGGATCGATCAGCCCTGGCCGCGCGGCGAATGGCGGACCGCTTCACCCGCAGCCCGGCGCATTGAATTCGCCAAACCCGCTCTTCCGCCCGGCATGAGGGCGGAGCCCGGCCCCGGGCAACCCGGCGTCAAGCCGCCGCAGGGCGGAAAACCGCAACCGACGCAGGGAGGTGCGCCATGA
- a CDS encoding arylsulfatase — MHRFAAFVLALAFTALAAGGAAQAQTITGTPGSPAATRTIDGKTLPPAPLPFGGVIKDNAYQSKPWWQPRVVPPKDAPNVLLIITDDCGFGAPSTFGGVIPTPALDRIANSGLRYTQFHSTALCSPTRAALITGRNHHAVGFGQVSEASTGYPGYDSVIEPDSATIGRILRDNGYATSWFGKDHNTPAYEASQAGPFTRWPIGLGFEYFYGFVGGDTSQWQPNLFRQTTPIYPYVGNPKWNLTTAMADDAIEHMKMLNEVDPSKRFFVKYAPGGTHAPHHAPPEWIEKFKGKFDMGWNKLREQIFANQKKLGVIPKDAELTPWPKDLLADWDTLTPDEKKLFTRQVEVYAAYLAYTDHEIGRVIQAVQDMGKLEDTLIIYISGDNGSSAEGNPNGTPNEVAQFNSVEVPVEAQLKYFYDVWGSDKTYNHMAVGWTWAFDTPYKWTKQVASHFGGTRQGMAISWPKVIKDKGGIRNQFHHVIDIVPTILEVAGIQAPETVDGIKQKPIEGVSLAYTFDKANAKEPSRHKTQYFEIFGNRGIYNDGWYANTTPISPPWKLGATPNPDVEHAYKWELYDLTKDWTQNRDVAAANPEKLKQMQALFMDEAKKYQVLPLDNSLAARMVTPRPSVTAGRNLFTYSGTLTGIPMGDAPSLIAASYTITAEVEVPQGGGEGILATQGGRFAGWGFYLMQGKPVFTWNLVDLERVRWEGKDALTPGKHTLTFDFKYDGLGFATLAFNDMSGLGRSGTGTLKVDGKVVASQKMERTIPVILQWDETFDIGSDTGTPVDDKDYQVPFAFTGKIKKLTVKIDRPKLTPADEKRLMEAQRNNKTSE, encoded by the coding sequence ATGCACCGTTTCGCGGCTTTCGTTCTGGCCTTGGCCTTCACCGCACTGGCGGCGGGAGGAGCGGCCCAGGCCCAGACGATCACAGGGACCCCGGGCTCGCCCGCGGCCACCCGGACCATCGACGGCAAAACACTGCCCCCGGCGCCCCTTCCCTTCGGGGGCGTGATCAAGGACAACGCCTATCAGTCCAAGCCTTGGTGGCAGCCCCGCGTGGTGCCGCCCAAGGACGCCCCCAACGTGCTGCTGATCATCACCGACGACTGCGGCTTCGGCGCGCCGAGCACCTTCGGCGGCGTGATCCCCACCCCGGCGCTGGACCGTATCGCCAACTCGGGCCTGCGCTACACGCAGTTCCACTCCACTGCCCTGTGCTCGCCCACGCGCGCGGCGCTCATCACCGGGCGCAACCACCACGCCGTGGGCTTCGGCCAGGTTTCAGAGGCCTCCACCGGCTACCCGGGTTACGACAGCGTGATCGAGCCCGATTCCGCCACCATCGGCCGCATCCTGCGCGACAACGGCTACGCCACCTCCTGGTTCGGCAAGGACCACAACACCCCGGCCTATGAGGCCAGCCAGGCTGGGCCTTTCACCCGCTGGCCCATCGGCCTGGGCTTCGAATACTTCTACGGCTTCGTGGGCGGCGACACCAGCCAGTGGCAGCCCAACCTGTTCAGGCAGACCACGCCCATCTACCCCTACGTGGGCAACCCCAAGTGGAACCTGACCACGGCCATGGCCGACGACGCCATCGAGCACATGAAGATGCTCAACGAGGTCGACCCGTCCAAGCGGTTCTTCGTCAAGTACGCGCCCGGCGGCACCCACGCGCCGCACCATGCGCCGCCCGAGTGGATCGAGAAGTTCAAGGGCAAGTTCGACATGGGCTGGAACAAGCTGCGCGAGCAGATCTTCGCCAACCAGAAGAAGCTCGGCGTGATCCCCAAGGACGCGGAGCTGACCCCCTGGCCCAAGGACCTGCTGGCCGACTGGGATACGCTCACCCCGGACGAGAAGAAGCTCTTCACCCGCCAGGTTGAGGTCTACGCGGCCTATCTGGCCTACACCGACCACGAGATCGGCCGGGTGATCCAGGCCGTGCAGGATATGGGCAAGCTCGAAGACACGCTCATCATCTACATCAGCGGCGACAACGGCTCCAGCGCCGAGGGCAACCCCAACGGCACCCCCAACGAGGTGGCCCAGTTCAACAGCGTGGAAGTGCCCGTTGAGGCCCAGCTCAAGTACTTCTACGACGTCTGGGGCTCCGACAAGACCTACAACCACATGGCCGTGGGCTGGACCTGGGCCTTCGACACCCCCTACAAGTGGACCAAGCAGGTGGCCTCCCACTTCGGCGGCACCCGTCAGGGCATGGCCATCTCCTGGCCCAAGGTCATCAAGGACAAGGGCGGCATCCGCAACCAGTTCCACCACGTCATCGACATCGTGCCCACCATCCTGGAAGTCGCGGGCATCCAGGCGCCCGAGACCGTGGACGGCATCAAGCAGAAGCCCATCGAAGGCGTGAGCCTGGCCTACACCTTCGACAAGGCCAACGCCAAGGAACCCTCCAGGCACAAGACCCAGTACTTCGAGATCTTCGGCAACCGGGGCATCTATAACGACGGCTGGTACGCCAACACGACGCCCATCTCCCCGCCGTGGAAGCTCGGGGCCACCCCCAACCCGGACGTGGAGCACGCCTACAAGTGGGAGCTCTACGACCTGACCAAGGACTGGACCCAGAACCGTGACGTGGCCGCCGCCAACCCGGAAAAGCTCAAGCAGATGCAGGCGCTCTTCATGGATGAGGCCAAGAAGTACCAGGTGCTGCCCCTGGACAACTCCCTGGCCGCGCGCATGGTCACGCCGCGCCCCAGCGTCACCGCCGGGCGCAACCTGTTCACCTACTCCGGCACGCTCACCGGCATCCCCATGGGCGACGCCCCCAGCCTGATCGCCGCGTCCTACACCATCACCGCCGAGGTGGAGGTGCCCCAGGGCGGCGGCGAGGGCATCCTGGCCACCCAGGGCGGCCGCTTCGCCGGATGGGGCTTCTACCTGATGCAGGGCAAGCCCGTGTTCACCTGGAACCTGGTGGACCTGGAGCGGGTGCGCTGGGAGGGCAAGGACGCCCTGACCCCCGGCAAGCACACGCTGACCTTCGACTTCAAGTACGACGGCCTGGGCTTCGCCACCCTGGCCTTCAACGACATGAGCGGGCTGGGCCGCAGCGGCACGGGCACGCTCAAGGTGGACGGCAAGGTGGTGGCCAGCCAGAAGATGGAACGCACCATCCCGGTCATCCTCCAGTGGGACGAGACCTTCGACATCGGCTCCGACACCGGCACCCCGGTGGACGACAAGGACTACCAGGTGCCCTTCGCCTTCACCGGCAAGATCAAGAAGCTGACCGTGAAGATCGACCGGCCCAAGCTCACTCCCGCCGACGAAAAGCGGCTGATGGAGGCCCAGCGCAACAACAAGACGAGCGAATAG
- a CDS encoding AraC family transcriptional regulator: protein MNAFPVFDTRVGQDFVDAVRRNFHHGDMDIDGGAPFRATYNAIDLGRVSLHGASVSTGFRISSGSNSGSFVLILMCSGEMDIRSGRAAVRCRPGGPLALLDFSRPTTVQQTSGFVNYTLRFTRQGLEDALAALCGRPAGAPLVFAPPADCGQPKPQRLARIAWQVAEAFGCDPGLGESALLTTRYEELLLSAMLTCLEHNHSSLIASEPRAAEPRAVKLAEAYIQANCHKPVRMTDLAAVTGTGCRSLQLAFKKSRGYSPTRFMQECRLAKAREQLAQAGPGVSVLSVATACGFASQSFFARLYRQRFGEKPSETLRRA from the coding sequence TTGAACGCATTTCCCGTATTCGACACCCGTGTCGGGCAGGACTTCGTGGACGCCGTGCGCCGCAACTTTCACCACGGCGACATGGACATCGACGGGGGCGCCCCCTTCAGGGCCACCTACAACGCCATCGACCTTGGCCGCGTCTCCCTGCACGGGGCCTCCGTCTCTACGGGTTTCCGCATCAGTTCTGGCTCCAACAGCGGCAGCTTCGTGCTCATCCTCATGTGCTCGGGCGAGATGGACATCCGCTCCGGCCGTGCCGCCGTGCGCTGCCGGCCGGGCGGCCCCCTGGCCCTGCTCGATTTCTCGCGCCCCACGACCGTCCAGCAGACTTCCGGGTTCGTGAACTACACCCTGCGCTTCACCCGGCAAGGCCTGGAAGACGCCTTGGCCGCCCTGTGCGGCCGACCCGCGGGGGCGCCCCTGGTCTTCGCCCCCCCCGCGGACTGCGGCCAACCAAAGCCTCAACGTCTCGCCCGCATCGCCTGGCAGGTGGCCGAAGCCTTCGGGTGCGATCCGGGGCTGGGCGAATCCGCCCTGCTGACAACCCGCTATGAGGAGTTGCTGCTCTCCGCCATGCTGACCTGCCTGGAGCACAACCATTCCAGCCTGATAGCCAGCGAGCCCAGGGCCGCCGAGCCCCGCGCCGTGAAGCTGGCCGAGGCATACATCCAGGCCAACTGCCACAAACCCGTGCGCATGACTGATCTGGCCGCGGTTACCGGCACGGGCTGCCGTTCGCTCCAGTTGGCCTTCAAGAAGAGCAGGGGCTACTCGCCCACCCGCTTCATGCAGGAGTGCAGGCTGGCCAAGGCCCGCGAACAGCTCGCCCAGGCCGGGCCGGGCGTCAGCGTGCTCTCGGTGGCCACGGCCTGCGGGTTCGCCTCCCAGAGTTTTTTCGCCCGGCTCTACCGGCAGCGTTTTGGCGAAAAACCCTCCGAGACACTGCGGAGGGCCTGA
- a CDS encoding multicopper oxidase domain-containing protein, with protein MEKARQQASTPSAAAIASGAKSAAAPAAVVPQPLGQADLFGPYPNWAWSPLPEFTNGNFAGTYIPGTGIRKFVNQLPTLFATTTDGMNKKLSMGVADTITYPGTDYYEISLEEVNYTFHQDLPPTKLRTYRQTNNGTNPQTGLNTVAPPAYSYLGPVIVAAKDRPVRVKLTNNLPVTAAGGNLFVPTDLTMMGAGMGPNGTNSYPQNRGTLHLHGGMNPWISDGTPHQWITPAAEPGPYTRGVSTQEVPDMPPPGGGSTTFYYTNQQSARLMFYHDHALGITRLNVYVGEAAGYLVRDNTEIALENAGVIPPVTDNIPIIIQDRTFVDSAQPKPVYSIALIAGGAAYSATPTVTIAPPTAQGGVQATATATVDPITGSITALTLTNKGSGYTFPPTVTITDATGTGAAGYAFVNSILATDPTWSTTVWGNTGGLWYPHVYMPNQTGSAVGLGANAMGRWDYALWFWPPYTGLLNHGTIPNPYYDPVNAPWEPAQIPGILNPSTTPEAFHDTSVVNGVAYPYLNVEPRAYRFRVLNASNDRMLNLQLYKADATVTTVDGRTNTEVKMIPVPLGQSIYGKASGIPDPTLKGPNMIQIGNEGGFLPAPVVLTNTPIGFETNPKNIVVGNVLEKNLFMGPAERADVIIDFSQFANQTIILYQDAPAPVPAFETRVDYYTGDPDQTATGGAPTTIAGFGPNTRTIMQFRVGAQASPGSYTTFSLANLQNAFKTTGQTPGAFAASQHPPLVPQAEYNSAYNASFPATNVVPIQANSLTFTPMGANAPLTINFTPKAIQELFETNYGRLNALLGVELPFTNGQNQTTVPIGYAEPTPDSYVDSVTFGVPKAGDGTQIWKITHNGVDTHPVHFHLYDVQVLNRVGWDGAIRLADPNELGWKETVRMNPLEDCIVALRPVAPKLPFGVPKSVRLIDPTLPQGAPISTLDPLTGGGVTVPNYPLDYDWEYVWHCHILSHEENDMMHAAIFHVATSLPAKPLLNYGRVANGVQLNWTDGTRPVISNVATLGNPANEIGFKIMRAPVSNGVTGTFSLIATALANQTSYVDTTVAPNTTYVYKVIAFNASGEVTSATGPVLAPEYLLLLLN; from the coding sequence TTGGAGAAAGCCCGTCAGCAGGCCAGCACTCCCAGCGCCGCTGCCATCGCCTCCGGCGCCAAGAGCGCGGCGGCGCCGGCGGCTGTCGTCCCGCAGCCTCTCGGCCAGGCCGACCTGTTCGGGCCGTACCCCAACTGGGCCTGGAGCCCCCTGCCTGAGTTCACCAACGGCAACTTCGCTGGTACTTACATACCCGGCACCGGCATCCGCAAGTTCGTGAACCAGCTGCCCACCTTGTTCGCCACCACCACCGATGGCATGAACAAGAAACTGTCCATGGGCGTTGCGGACACCATAACCTACCCGGGCACCGACTATTACGAAATCTCCCTGGAAGAGGTGAACTACACCTTCCACCAGGATCTGCCCCCGACCAAGCTGCGCACCTACCGCCAGACCAACAACGGCACCAATCCGCAGACAGGTCTGAACACTGTTGCCCCGCCCGCTTACAGCTACCTTGGGCCGGTCATCGTCGCCGCCAAGGACCGCCCCGTGCGCGTCAAGCTGACCAACAACCTGCCCGTGACCGCCGCCGGCGGCAACCTGTTCGTGCCTACGGACCTGACCATGATGGGCGCGGGCATGGGGCCCAACGGCACCAACTCCTACCCCCAGAACCGCGGCACCCTGCACCTGCACGGCGGCATGAACCCCTGGATCAGCGACGGCACGCCCCACCAGTGGATCACGCCCGCCGCCGAACCCGGCCCCTACACCCGCGGCGTCTCCACCCAGGAAGTGCCCGACATGCCCCCCCCGGGCGGCGGCAGCACCACCTTCTACTACACCAACCAGCAGAGCGCGCGCTTGATGTTCTACCATGACCACGCTCTGGGCATCACGCGCCTGAACGTGTACGTGGGCGAGGCCGCCGGCTACCTGGTGCGCGACAACACCGAGATCGCCCTCGAGAACGCCGGCGTCATCCCGCCGGTGACCGACAACATCCCCATCATCATCCAGGACCGCACCTTCGTGGATAGCGCTCAGCCCAAGCCTGTCTACAGCATTGCGCTTATCGCTGGGGGCGCGGCCTATTCCGCAACGCCCACTGTGACCATCGCCCCGCCCACCGCCCAGGGCGGCGTGCAGGCCACGGCCACGGCTACGGTTGACCCCATTACCGGGAGCATCACCGCCCTGACCCTGACCAACAAGGGTAGCGGCTACACCTTCCCCCCGACGGTGACCATCACCGACGCCACCGGTACCGGCGCCGCAGGCTATGCCTTCGTCAACTCCATACTCGCCACCGACCCCACCTGGAGCACCACTGTCTGGGGCAACACCGGCGGCCTGTGGTATCCCCACGTGTACATGCCCAACCAGACCGGCAGCGCCGTGGGCCTGGGCGCAAACGCCATGGGCCGCTGGGACTACGCCCTGTGGTTCTGGCCCCCCTACACCGGCCTGCTCAACCATGGCACGATCCCGAACCCCTACTACGACCCGGTCAACGCCCCTTGGGAGCCGGCCCAGATTCCCGGTATCCTCAACCCGTCCACAACTCCCGAGGCCTTCCATGACACCTCGGTGGTCAACGGCGTGGCCTACCCTTACCTGAACGTGGAGCCCAGGGCGTACCGCTTCCGCGTCCTCAACGCATCAAACGACCGCATGCTGAACCTCCAACTCTACAAGGCCGACGCCACGGTGACCACCGTCGACGGCCGCACCAACACGGAAGTCAAGATGATCCCCGTGCCGCTGGGCCAGTCGATCTACGGCAAGGCTAGCGGCATCCCCGACCCGACCCTCAAGGGTCCCAACATGATCCAGATCGGCAACGAGGGCGGCTTCCTGCCCGCGCCGGTGGTGCTGACCAACACCCCCATCGGCTTCGAGACGAACCCCAAGAACATCGTCGTGGGCAACGTCCTGGAAAAGAACCTGTTCATGGGCCCGGCCGAACGCGCTGACGTCATCATCGACTTCTCGCAGTTCGCGAACCAGACCATAATCCTGTACCAGGACGCTCCGGCCCCTGTGCCCGCGTTCGAAACCCGCGTGGACTACTACACCGGCGACCCCGACCAGACCGCCACCGGCGGCGCTCCCACGACCATCGCCGGCTTCGGCCCCAACACCCGGACCATCATGCAGTTCCGCGTGGGCGCTCAGGCAAGCCCTGGCTCCTACACCACCTTCAGCCTGGCCAACCTCCAGAACGCCTTCAAGACCACCGGCCAGACCCCGGGCGCCTTCGCCGCCAGCCAGCACCCGCCGCTGGTGCCCCAGGCCGAGTACAACTCCGCGTACAACGCCAGCTTCCCGGCCACCAACGTCGTGCCCATCCAGGCCAACTCCCTGACGTTCACCCCCATGGGCGCGAATGCTCCGCTGACCATCAACTTCACGCCCAAGGCCATCCAGGAGCTCTTCGAGACCAACTACGGCCGCTTGAACGCCCTGCTCGGCGTGGAGCTGCCCTTTACCAACGGCCAGAACCAGACCACGGTGCCCATCGGCTACGCCGAGCCCACGCCTGACAGCTACGTCGACTCCGTGACCTTCGGCGTGCCCAAGGCCGGCGACGGCACGCAGATCTGGAAGATCACCCACAACGGCGTGGACACCCACCCGGTGCACTTCCACCTCTATGACGTACAGGTTCTCAACCGCGTGGGCTGGGACGGCGCGATCAGACTCGCCGATCCCAACGAACTGGGTTGGAAGGAAACCGTGCGCATGAACCCCCTGGAAGACTGCATCGTGGCCCTGCGCCCGGTGGCGCCCAAGCTGCCCTTCGGCGTGCCCAAGAGCGTACGCCTGATCGACCCGACCCTGCCCCAGGGCGCGCCCATCAGCACCCTCGACCCGTTGACCGGCGGGGGCGTGACCGTCCCCAACTATCCGCTCGACTACGATTGGGAGTACGTCTGGCACTGTCACATCCTCAGCCATGAGGAGAACGACATGATGCACGCGGCCATCTTCCACGTGGCAACCAGCTTGCCGGCCAAGCCGCTGCTCAACTACGGCAGGGTGGCCAACGGCGTGCAGCTGAACTGGACCGACGGCACCCGCCCGGTGATCAGCAACGTCGCCACCCTGGGCAACCCCGCCAACGAGATCGGTTTCAAGATCATGCGCGCCCCTGTGAGCAACGGCGTAACGGGCACCTTCAGCCTGATCGCCACGGCCCTAGCCAACCAGACCAGCTACGTCGACACAACCGTGGCGCCGAATACGACCTACGTTTACAAGGTCATCGCCTTCAACGCATCCGGCGAAGTGACCTCCGCCACCGGCCCCGTGCTTGCGCCCGAGTACCTGCTGCTGCTGCTCAACTAG